A genomic window from Halogeometricum sp. S3BR5-2 includes:
- a CDS encoding acyltransferase — protein MSDTNDDTGSISPDADVGHGEGADPVLGDEAVVRAGTVIYHDVVVGDRFQTGHDALVREETEIGDDVLVGTHTVIDGRSTIGSGVSLQTRVYVPSNTTIGDDVFVGPGAVLTNDPHPIRRDDELVGPTIEDHASIGANATVLPGVTVGRGAFVAAGAVVTKDVPPETLAVGCPARHEELPEKLRGENKIR, from the coding sequence ATGAGCGATACGAACGACGATACAGGTTCGATCTCTCCGGACGCCGACGTCGGTCACGGAGAGGGAGCCGACCCCGTGTTGGGAGACGAAGCCGTCGTCCGCGCGGGGACGGTCATCTACCACGACGTCGTCGTCGGCGACCGGTTCCAGACGGGCCACGACGCGCTCGTCCGCGAGGAGACCGAGATCGGCGACGACGTCCTCGTCGGGACGCACACCGTCATCGACGGCCGCTCGACCATCGGGTCCGGCGTCAGCCTCCAGACGCGTGTCTACGTCCCCTCCAACACGACCATCGGCGACGACGTGTTCGTCGGTCCGGGCGCGGTGTTGACGAACGACCCGCACCCGATACGGCGCGACGACGAGTTGGTCGGGCCGACCATCGAAGACCACGCCTCCATCGGCGCGAACGCGACCGTCCTCCCCGGCGTCACCGTCGGTCGAGGGGCGTTCGTCGCCGCCGGAGCCGTCGTTACCAAGGACGTGCCGCCCGAGACCTTAGCCGTGGGGTGTCCGGCGAGGCACGAGGAACTCCCGGAGAAACTGCGCGGCGAGAACAAGATCCGGTAA
- a CDS encoding TrmB family transcriptional regulator, which produces MPTQSETAELLEWFGLSSYEASVFVALQRLGRGTAKEIASLSGVPRSQIYGAADSLQEQGLVEVQQSNPRIYRPIAVDEAIDQLKQRYERRTADAEQQLKQIRNERRSREQEQKEDVWTVSGAAAVKSRIAKIVSDTEERLVVGIDENSPLFEQLVTQLAEKSEQGVEIVVVTESETAAERLEPFASVVKHREAAGADVPRPQHVLIADDETILLGVQANEEETAIWSSGTNFAKVLIQLARSGMDRDS; this is translated from the coding sequence ATGCCAACTCAGTCTGAGACCGCGGAACTGCTCGAGTGGTTCGGCCTCTCGAGCTACGAGGCGAGCGTGTTCGTCGCGCTCCAGCGACTCGGTCGCGGCACCGCGAAGGAGATTGCCAGCCTCTCGGGCGTCCCGCGCTCGCAGATATACGGCGCCGCGGACTCCCTACAGGAGCAGGGGCTGGTCGAGGTCCAGCAGTCGAACCCGCGGATATACCGTCCCATCGCGGTCGACGAGGCCATCGACCAGTTGAAACAGCGGTACGAGCGCCGGACCGCGGACGCCGAACAGCAGCTAAAGCAGATCCGAAACGAGCGTCGGAGCCGCGAGCAAGAGCAGAAGGAGGACGTCTGGACCGTCAGCGGCGCAGCGGCGGTCAAATCGCGCATCGCCAAGATCGTCTCCGACACCGAGGAGCGACTCGTCGTCGGCATCGACGAAAACTCCCCGCTCTTCGAGCAGTTGGTGACGCAACTCGCGGAGAAGAGCGAGCAGGGCGTCGAAATCGTCGTCGTCACCGAGAGCGAGACAGCGGCCGAGCGGCTCGAACCGTTCGCGAGCGTGGTCAAACACCGCGAGGCGGCGGGTGCCGACGTTCCGAGACCGCAGCACGTCCTCATCGCGGACGACGAGACGATTCTGCTCGGCGTGCAGGCGAACGAGGAGGAGACCGCCATCTGGAGTTCGGGTACGAACTTCGCGAAGGTGCTCATCCAACTCGCTCGGAGCGGGATGGACCGAGACTCGTAG